A segment of the candidate division TA06 bacterium genome:
GTCTTTACCCTGAGCAGCCTTCCTTACTGCTTCAAGACATGCGGCTGCCTTTCCGTTGTCTCTCGTTTTTCTGTTCTTTTGCAGCTTTTTCTTCTGTTTTTTTTCGATCTCAGGGTCTATCTTCAGAACTGGAATCTCAACCCTCTCGTCAGGGTCTGTGAACTGGTTTACACCTACAACGATCTTTCTCTTCCCCTCGAGTCTTTTCTGGTACCTGTAAGCCGCATCGGCGATCTCCTTTTGAGGGAATCCCTCTTCGATCGCCTTAATCATCCCACCCAGGTCGTCTATCCTCTTGAAGTACTCTTCGGCCTGTCTTTCCAGCTCATCGGTTAGAGCCTCCACATAGTAAGAGCCCCCCAGAGGGTCGATTGAGTTGGTCACGCCCGATTCGTGAGCGATAATCTGCTGAGTTCTCAGGGCAATCTTGGCAGCTCTTGCTGTGGGGAGAGCAAGCGCTTCGTCCATCGAGTTCGTATGGAGAGACTGGGTGCCTCCAAGAACACCGGCTAAAGCTTCAATTGTCGTTCTTATTATGTTGTTCTCGGGTTGCTGGGCAGTCAGACTGCAGCCAGCAGTCTGCGTATGAAACCTGAGCAGGCGCGATTCTCGCTTCTTCGCCTTGTACTTCTCCTTCATTCTTCCTGCCCAGATTCTTCTTGCGGCCCTGTACTTCGCGGCCTCCTCAAAGAGGTCAATGTGTGCATTGAAGAAGAATGAGAGCCGGGGCGCAAAATCGTCTACATCCAGCCCTGCTTCTATTCCTGCCTCCACATAAGCGAACCCATCTGCCAGAGTAAAGGCAAGTTCCTGTGCTGCTGTTGATCCTGCCTCTCTTATGTGGTAGCCGCTTATGGATATCGTGTTCCATTTCGGAACGTGGTCTTTGCAGAAAGCGAGAGTGTCAGTGATTATGCGCATGGAGGGTTCAGGAGGGAATATCCAGGACTTCTGGGCTATGTACTCCTTCAGAATATCGTTCTGGATGGTGCCGGTCAGCTTATGAGAGGGCACCCCCTGCTTTTCACCCACCGCAACGTACAATGCCAGGAGGATGGCAGCAGGGCCGTTTATCGTCATAGATGTGGAAATCTTATCGAGCGGGATTCCATCAAATAGAGTCTCCATATCGCGCAAGGTGTCTATTGTCACTCCACAGACACCGACTTCCCCTTCTGATAGCGGGTCATCGGAGTCCCTTCCATAAAGCGTGGGAAAATCGAAGGCGACCGAAAGACCTGTCTGCCCGCGCTCCAGGAGGAAGTGGTACCTCTGGTTGGTATCCTCTGCCGAACCAAATCCGCTGAAAAGGCGCATGGTCCACAGCCTTCCCCTGTACATGCTGGGATGGATTCCTCTCGTATACGGAT
Coding sequences within it:
- a CDS encoding methylmalonyl-CoA mutase, producing MKDKFGEWKEKADKKSTRDEDFTTVSGQPVDILYLPFSQDAYAQKLGFPGEYPYTRGIHPSMYRGRLWTMRLFSGFGSAEDTNQRYHFLLERGQTGLSVAFDFPTLYGRDSDDPLSEGEVGVCGVTIDTLRDMETLFDGIPLDKISTSMTINGPAAILLALYVAVGEKQGVPSHKLTGTIQNDILKEYIAQKSWIFPPEPSMRIITDTLAFCKDHVPKWNTISISGYHIREAGSTAAQELAFTLADGFAYVEAGIEAGLDVDDFAPRLSFFFNAHIDLFEEAAKYRAARRIWAGRMKEKYKAKKRESRLLRFHTQTAGCSLTAQQPENNIIRTTIEALAGVLGGTQSLHTNSMDEALALPTARAAKIALRTQQIIAHESGVTNSIDPLGGSYYVEALTDELERQAEEYFKRIDDLGGMIKAIEEGFPQKEIADAAYRYQKRLEGKRKIVVGVNQFTDPDERVEIPVLKIDPEIEKKQKKKLQKNRKTRDNGKAAACLEAVRKAAQGKDNLLPKILDAVRAYCTEGEIVNAMKEVFGEYREKPVI